The Fibrobacter sp. UWR3 DNA window CTCCTGTACCGCATCGAGGAGGTCGTCAAGAACGGCGACCGCGTGCTGGTTACCACCCTCACCAAGAAGATGGCGCAGGACCTCACCGACTTCTTTGTAGAATCGGGCATCCGCGCGCGCTACCTGCACAGCGATATCAAGACCTTGGAACGTCACGAACTCATCCGGGGCTTGCGCACCGGAGAATTTGACGTGCTGGTGGGCATCAACCTGCTGCGCGAAGGCCTGGACCTGCCCGAAGTGAGCATGGTCGCGATTCTCGATGCCGACAAGGAAGGATTCCTGCGCAACTACCGCAGTTTAATCCAGACGATGGGACGCGCGAGCCGTAACGTGAACGGCACAGTCTTGCTCTTTGCAGACAACATGACCGACAGCCTGGAAAAGGCCATCACCGAAACCGCCCGCCGTCGCAGCGTGCAGGAAGAATTCAACAAGGAACACGGCATTACGCCGAAGTCCGTGACCCGCAAGATTGAAGAGGATTTGAGGATTAACGACCCGCTGGGAATAGACGGCGACGATTCCGTCGACGAGGACGAGGAGATCCCCGCCTTCGCGGGGATGACAAATGGGGAACCGGGCATCCGCCCGATGGAACCGCTGCAGCCCAGTTCTAGACGAAAGACGAAAGACGAAAGACGAAAGCAAGGTTCTAATTACTCCAAGCGCGCGGAGAACGCCAAACTGAGCGCGGCCGTCGGCGCCACCGCAACACGTCATCCTCGCGCAGGCGAGGATCTATCGGCAAAACTTGCCGACCTCGAGCGCCAGATGAAAGAAGCCGCCGCGCGACTCGACTTCGAAGAAGCCGCACGCCTCCGCGACATCATCCGCGGCATGCAATAAACCCTCATGTCATCCCCGGCTTGACCGGGGATCTCCCATAAAAAAATCCCGCGAATTTCTCCGCGGGATTTTTCACATTCGTCATGTTCGCGACAATTACACGTCGACCACTTCAGTCCAGCCGAACGGGTCGGGAGCTTCGCCGAACTGGATAGCAGTGTACTTCGTGAAGAGTTCCGTGCAGACCGGGCCCGGATTCTTGCCGTCACCGTAGGTGAATTCCTTGCCGGCAACCGGATCCACAATCTTCTTGATCGGGGTAATCACGGCGGCGGTACCGCATTCAGCCGTTTCGGAGAATTCAGCGAGTTCTTCAAACGGAACCTGGCGGCGTTCCACGGTGTAACCGAGGTGTTCAGCCAGCTGCTGCAAGCTCTTGTTCGTAATCGACGGCAGAATGGATTCGGACTTCGGGGTCACGTAGGTCTTGCCCTTGATACCGAAGAAGTTTGCCGGACCGCATTCGTCGATGTACTTCTTTTCCTTCGCGTCCAGATAAATCGTGCTGGAGTAACCAAGCTTCTTGGCCTCGGCGAGGGAGAGCAAGCTGGCAGCGTAGTTACCGCCGACCTTCACCGTACCCGTGCCCTGCGGAGCGGCGCGGTCATAGTTGCGGCTAATCATCATGTCGACCGGCTTGAAACCGTCCTTGAAGTACGGACCCACCGGAGTCACGAACATCAACAGCAGGTATTCGTCGGAGGGCTTCACGCCGACTTCCGGGCTCGTACCGATGAGGAGCGGGCGGATGTAGAGCGTTGCACCGTGACCGTACGGCGGAATAAAGCGGGCGTTGGCCTTCACCACTGTGTGGACCATCTCGCGGAACAGTTCGACCGGCGGAACGGCCATGAGCACGCGGTTCGCGGTGTTCTGCATGCGCTTCGCATTCTCGTCAACGCGGAAGATACGGACCTTGCCGTCCTTGCCCGTGTAAGCCTTGAGGCCTTCAAAACCTTCCTGGCCGTAATGCAAGCAGGTAGCGGCCATGTGGATGCTGATGTCCTTGGAAGAAGAAAGTTCAACCTTGCCCCACTTGCCATCGCGGTAGTAGCAGCGGACATTGTAATCGGTATCGTAATAACCGAAGGGGAGCGTCTTCCAATCGACAGTGTTCAAATCAAGCATATATTCACCTTTTTGTGCAATTGTGCATTTTTAAAGGTATCGTTCGGTACCGCACAGAAAAATACAATTATCGCAGGGATTTTGGCATCCCTTGTTCAAAAATTTTGCAAAAAAATTGCACCCTATTACAAAGGGGGAAGTCTCCCCCTGATTGCAGCCCCGGCTCCGCCGGGTCTTCCATCACCCCTTCGAGCGGGGGCACCCCGCAACGCCCCACCTAAAGGTGGCCATGTACACTAAGGCCTAAAGGCCAAGTGTCCAAAGGCCGGCCTTATTCAGAGTCCTGGACGCAACGGACAGAGCTTCCGAAGTACTTGCCATAGCTACCCATGTTCGCACCGTCACCGATGTAGAGCAAATCCAAATAGTATGCTTCGGTGCTATCGTTCTCAGTAGAACTCCAGAAATTCGTATAGCTACCTTCATCGCTGTAATTTCCTCTGAAGAACCGGTAACCAGCAGGCAAAGCCGAGAAAGCGTAGGCGTCCGTTCCGTTACCCCTATTCGTCCAGCCTCTAACGGACTTGAGCAACTTGCCCGCTGTAAATTGCCTACCAGCTGAAATACGCAAAGTATCTAACTCAGCCATCGTAGGCAAGTGCCAGCCCTCGGGGCATATGCCTCTCACCGGATAAGTCGGCGTGCAAGTATTGCCTTCACCACAACCCATACCGTTTGTAGTCCATGTCCCCATACTATCCATCGCAACAGCCCAAGTGTAAAGGCGACCGTATTTGGCACAACTGTCCGGATTATCGTGATAGCACCAGCTAGCGGAATCGGAAGTGTACCCCTGATACTCATAAGGAACATCTGTGTAAGCATAGTTGAGGTTTTCCGCCATCCAAGTCTGCGTACCAATAGTCACCGTTTTGTAGGTCTGGCCATCACGCTCATCTGTCATGGTTCCCTTAACTACAGTCGATGGATCCACATACCCCTCGGGGGCACTGCTACTTGGCGCAGCACTTGACGATGAACTTTGCTTATAGAATTCATCTTTGATACAACGAACAGAATTGCCACCAGACATATCGTGGTAGGACAGGACCGCAGATTCATTATCCAGACTCAAACAACACGCTTGGAGGGCATTGTTCACATTAGAGCACCAGAAATACGCATAGTAGCCCTCGCTGACGAAATTCCCATAGAGGTGCCTCCAGCCGGCAGGCAACGCAGCAAAGGAATAGGCGTCTAAGTCGTTGTCGTTAAGTTTCCAGCCACTATTGGATCTGAGTTTTTCATCCGCTGTAGATTTCCCGCCAACGGCAGCGAAAAGTTTATTCCAATCTGATTTCCTAGGCAATCGCCAGCCCGCAGGACATACGCCACGCAACGGAGTATCCGGAAAACATCTCACTCCATAACCACACCCCTTTCCATCTGAGCTCCACGTGCCTGCACTATCTATAGCCGCACTCCACAGATACAGGCGACCATATTTCTCGCAATAACTCACACTATCATTATAGCAGAAACTAGAGGAATCTAATTCCGCAGTTGGCTGCAATTGTTCGTAGTTCAGGTTCTCCGCCATCCACGTCTGCGTGCCGATGGTAACCGTCTTGTAAGTCTTTCCATCACGCTCGTCAGTCATAATTCCCGTAACTACAGTCGAAGGGGCTACATACCCCTCGGGGACACCGCTACTCGACGAAGACTTCGCCGAACTACTCGTCATGGCGGCCGAAGAGCCGCCATCGCCCTGTTTTTCACTAGAAGAAGACTTTGCACTGCTTGATGTCATGCCGGACTCAGTTCCGGCATCGCCGTTTTTACTGCTACTAGACTCCCTTGTCTCGCTATCGCTCGACTTCGATGTGACGTCCTTGGAACTGCTGGACTTCGCCTTCGAACTGCTCGAACCGTCGCAGTCCTCGCAAGCAGACGAAGAATCCCCACTCGGGCGTGTCGCAAAATCGCTGCTGTCGTCGTCACCGCATGCAACCAGCACCGCCACCACAAAACCAATCACCAGAAAACGCATCAAAGCCATAAACGCTCCTCCAAATAAGCACCTAAAATATACATTCAAAGCCATGATTTCTGCATTTTTATTACAGAAAATGTACAGCAGGGTCTTAGGGGCTTCCCCCTTTTGCCTACAGAAAACTTGAAAACTCCCCCTAAAAAAACTATCTTTGCGCGCGGAATTTTTAACAGGACCAAGGTCATGAGCTACAATCCTCTCGCCGAACAAGCAAACGCGGAACTCTCCGCAAACGGCTGCAACGTTCTCTCCATGCTCTCCGAAAGGGGCAAGGCAATCTTCTTCCCGCGCAAGGGCATTCTGGGCCAGGGCGCCGAAGCCAAGGGCTCCGAAATCAACGCGACCATCGGCACCGCCCTCGAAGACGACGGGAGCCCGCTCGTGCTTGACTGCGTGCTCAAGAGCCTGAACCTCCCCAAGCAGGCGTTCCTGTACGCCCCGAGTTTCGGCAACCCCGACCTCCGCAAGGCCTGGAAGGAACAGATTGTCCGCAAGAACCCGAGCCTCGCCGGCAAGCAGTTCAGCAACCCGGTCGTGACCTGTGCTTTGACCCACGCCATCAGCTGCGCGGGCTACCTCTTCCTTGACCCGGGTGACGAAGTCATCATCCCTGACCTCTACTGGGACAACTACGAGCTCGTGTTCGTGAACAGCTGCGGCGCGAAGATCAAGACGTTCAACACCTTCAAGGACGGCGGGTTCGATACCGAAGCCCTCAAGGCCGCCCTCGCCGAAAGCAAGAGCCAGAAGAAGGTCGTTCTCCTGAACTTCCCGAACAACCCGACCGGCTACACCGCCACCGAGAAGGAAGCGGTCGAAATCGCGAAGATCCTCACCGACTGCGCCGCCGCGGGCAACAAGGTCGTGGCCCTGCTTGACGACGCCTACTTCGGACTCGTTTACGAGGAAGGCGTGACCAAGGAATCCCTGTTCGTGAAGCTGCTCGAGGCCAACGAGAACCTGCTCGCCGTCAAGCTCGACGGTCCCACCAAGGAAGACTACGTGTGGGGCTTCCGCGTCGGGTTCATGACCTTCGGTTTCAAGGGCGCAAGCGAAGCACAGCTCAAGGCCCTCGAAGACAAGGCCGCCGGTACGGTCCGCGGCAACATCTCTAACGCCCCGAGCATCAGCCAGAGGATCTTGCTCGCCGCCTACCAGAGCCCCGAATACGTGGACCAGAAGGCCGAGAAGTACGCTACCCTCAAGAAGCGCTACGACATCATCAAGGACGTGCTCGCAAGCCACCCGGAATACAAGGAAGCCTTCGAGGCCATGCCGTGCAACAGCGGTTACTTTATGTGCATCAAGCCGAAGGGCGTGGATGCCGAGGAACTCCGCCAGAAGCTCATCAAGGACTACAGCACGGGCACCATCATGCTTTCGGGCCTTATCCGCATCGCTTTCAGCGCCGTCCCGACCGAAAAACTCGGCAAGCTGTTCGAAAATATTTATAATTGCATTTTGAAGATGAAATAATTGGCGGTTGAAACCCGCCCCTCCGGAGGATAAATGTCCGAAAAGGCTACACTGAACTATAATGGCAAGAGCTACGAACTAAGCGTGGTGGAAGGTTCCGAGGGCGAACACGGCCTCGACATCAGCACGCTGCGCAAGGATTCCGGGCTTGTCACGCTGGATTACGGCTACCTGAACACGGGCAGCACCAAGAGCGCCATTACGTTTGTTGACGGCGAAAAGGGCATCCTCCGCTACCGAGGCTACTCCATCGAAGATCTTGCCGAGAAGGCGACCTTCCCCGAGACCGCGTGGCTCCTGATTTACGGAGAACTCCCCACGCAGGAACAGCTCGGGCACTTCCGCACGCTCCTTACCGAGAATGCGCTCCTGCACGAGAACCTGCTGCACTTCTTCCGCGAAATGCCGCCGAGTGCACACCCGATGGGCATCCTCAGTTCCATCGTGAACGCCGTGGGCCTCTTTACCCCGCGCTTCTACGACGACGAAAACATCGCGAGCGCCTTCGAACTCACGACCGCAGGCCTTATTTCCAAGATCCGCACCATCGCCGCCTTCGCCTACAAGGCAAGCATCGGCGAACCGTTCGTTTATCCGGAAGCAGAACGCAGCTACTGCAGCAACTTCCTCAACATGATGTTCAGCAGCAAGGCCCGCCCCTACCACCCGGACCCGATCATGGAACGCGCGCTCAACACGCTCCTGATTGTGCATGCCGACCACGAGCAGAACTGCTCCACGTCGACCGTGCGCATGGTGGGCAGCTCGCAGGCGAACCTCTACGCGAGTATCTGTGCGGGCATCTGCGCCCTGTGGGGCCCGCTCCACGGCGGTGCGAACCAGGCCGTGCTCGAAACGCTCCTGCGCATCCAGCAGAGCGGCATGACCATCGAACAGGTGATGGACAAGGCCAAGGACAAGAAGGACCCGTTCCGCCTTTCCGGATTCGGCCACCGCGTGTACAAGAGCTACGACCCGCGCGCCAAGGTGCTCAAGAAACTCATGTACCAGGTGTTCGAGCGCGAGCACGTGCACGACCCGCTCCTGGATATCGCCATCAAGCTCGAAGAAGCCGCCCTGAAGGACGACTACTTCATCGCGCGCAAGCTCTACCCGAACGTGGACTTCTACTCGGGCATCCTCTACCGCGCCATGGGCATCCCGACGAACATGCTCACCGTGATGTTCGCCATCGGGCGACTCCCCGGCTGGATCGCCCACTGGAAGGAAATGCACGACGACCCGAATTCCAAGATCAACCGTCCGCGCCAGATTTACACCGGCTACACGGAACGGCCTTGGATTGACAGGGACAAGCGATAAACAATAGGCTCGCCAGCCCTGCAGACCACTTTAAAGCAAAATGAGCGGACGACAATTATTGTCGTTCGCTTTTTGTATAAGATTTCTTACTTCACCACCAACGCCACAATCGCTGCAATCAAACCGCCGAGCAACAGCGCGGCGATTACGACGGCGATGACCATAAACCATTTGGCGTATTTTAAGATTTTCACCATGGCGCTATTCTGGTCCTTTGTGAACTGCTGAACCGCATTCATGGTCGCAGTCACGAGGAATCCGATGTCGTCAATCCAGCCCACCACAGGAATGGCATCGGGAGCCAAGTCGATGGGCGATGCCGTGTACAAAAGCGACATAATGACGAAAAACACAGCGAGCCCCTTTTGCAGGGGCGAAGCGCCGTTCATATCCTTCACATCGAAAACTTCGGGTTCTTTATCCATACCTTACCTCAGTCTTCTCAGCCCGCGCGGCATCGGGATTTCCTCGCCGTCTTCGCCAAGCAGGTAGATGTTGTCAAGGCTGATGTAGCCCATACCGCTATGGCGTGCGCGGAAGGCGAAGTTCTTGATTTTGGTCGGGTCGAGCTGCGGGATAGTCTTGCCCCAGCCTTCCTGTTTCATGTTCTCCCAGATGAGCGTGTCGCGCACCCATGAACCGCGGGTGTTCTTGAGGCGGACCATGAATTCGTCGTAGTCTTCCACCTGGCTGCTAGCAATCTGCACTTCGAAGTAGCCGTCGGGATTGTTGTGGTTCGTCGCGTAGTCGAACACGATGCCCACGGAGTTGTGGACTTCTTCGGGTATCACGTAGTAGGCGCCCGCGAAGTTCGGCCAGCTCTGTGCAGACGGCTGCTCAATCTGGAAGTCATGGCGGATAAAGCCTCCGTGCGGGGGCGCGCCGTTAAACACCTTCGCGCCGATAGTTGTCGCATTATCGCCGTTTGCCACTGGGTACCAGTCAACCGCATCGAGGCCGCTGTCGAATCTCTGCATCGCCATCGTCGTACGGTAGGCGCCACGCACGCGGAACGGGATGTTGAGGGCAGTCACCTTGCCCCCGAGCCCCCGTACAACAACGCGGAGTTCCCGCGGGGCGGAATACATTTCGGGCGGAATCGGAATTTTCACGTGGAAGCTCTCGATGGACGCATTCCACTTGCCGTCATCGGGAACGGCGGCTACCTCGATCATGCCGCGCTTGCCCCAGTTACCCACGCTCACAGAGCCGTTCGTAAGCTGGCCGTTTTCCTGCACCGCCGTCACGAACAGGTCTATCGTATCGCCCGCAAGGAGCACCTTCTTCTCGAGGGATGCGGAAATGATTTGCGGGGTCGCCGCATCCTCCTTCGTCGCCTTGTCAAGCCCGACAACCTTCGGGTTGATGCGCACCACGGCAAGCCCGAACGCGGGAATCGTGATGTCCTTCGACTTGCTCGGGTTTATGCGGCGCCCGCTCGGGCCCATTTTCGGGTACGGGAAGGCATCCTGCCGGGTCCCCACCCACTTGAACTGCTCTGCGCCAAAGATGTCCACCTCGGTACGCACCAGGTCGCCCTTGCCCACTCCGGCATCGTTCCCGTTCGCGCCGACGCTTGCGCGGTCCACCTGCACCACCTGCGGGACTTCGGACAAGTTCACAAGCATCACACGCACGGAATCGCCCTTGCCAATCGCATACGCCTCCACATCGGGGCTCGTGCTCGAAACGGGCAGCACGGCAAAACCGTCTTCCAGGAACTGCTTGTACGTCATGTACATGCCGTAATATTCCGCGGTCGGTTCCAGCGACTTCCAGTAGTTCCAGGAACCTTCCTTCAACAGCGCCGTCATGCTGATGGTACCCCAGGTATCGTCCGGGCCCTTGAACAGGTTGCCGAACGCATCCCACGGGAGCACCTGCAGGCGGTTACCAAAACGCATCGCGTGCTGGGCAAAGATGCTCGCCACCGCGGTCGCCTGCGGGTAATCCATAAGCAAACTAAATCCCTGCACGCACGTGCTGAATTCCGAGAGGAACACACGGCGTTCACCTTCGAGGTGGCGCTTCATCCACACGTCGAGCGTGTCCATGTTCGGGCCCACGTCAAGCATCGCCTTGAGCATTTCGGCGGGCTTCGGCTCGTTGGGCGTCCAGTACGGATAATTATGCAGGTCCACCACGTCGAGGTAGCGCTTGCCATCCTTCTTTTCGGCCTCGCCCACAATGCGCAGGAATTCTTCCATCCAGTACTTGCCATCGAGCAGGCCCGCGCCCTTCTGCAGCATCTTGTGCGTGCTGAACAGCGGACCATGCAAGATAATCGTAGAATCCACGGCCTTCATCGCGCGGGCGTATTCCAGGTAACGTGCCGCATAATGCCTTGCCGAAATCGGGCCCGATTCTTCCCACTCGCCGTCGAGTTCGTTACCGATTTGCCACTGCCTGATGTTGTAGCCTTTTACTTTGTTTGCATATCGCACCCAGGCGGCGGCTTCCTTCGAAGTTCCCGTGCCCGCGTTCACGCAAATCACGGCCTGCGCGTTCGGGAGCGTCTTGATGTATTCCATAAACGCTTCGAAATCCCACTTGATGTCGGTCCAGTCCGTGCGGGCCTTGTCGCCATTGCGCGTAGACATCGCGTAGAACTTGTAGTTGTTGCCCTCGAGCAAGTCACTCTCGCCGCTGAACAGCTTCATCTCGCGAATCTGCACGCCCTTGCTCGGCAGGTCGGGAGTCTTGAAGCGTATCGCTACGTAGCGGGTGCGGATCTGCTTGAACTTGTACTTGGTCGTCTCGGAGTTCACGCGCACCACGGATTCCGTCTTCAGCTTGTTTTCGAGCGCCTGGTGCACGCCCGGATATTCGGCATAGTCCTCGGTCCAGTACGCGAACTCGAACGCCTTCGGGCGCAATTCACCCCAGTCAATCTGCAGCGAGTCAAGATTCATCTTCTCCGGAAATTCCACCACTATCCACGGCGGGTCCACCGGGTCGAGGATTTCGCCCCACCACATCGTTTCCTTCTTGCCGTCGGCAAGGTGACTCCTGCGAACAAAGCCGTAGTTGTCCTTCGTCGTACCGCGGTAAATCGTCTCGCCCAAAAATCCGCGCGCCCACTTCGTAGTATCCGCGGTCCAAAGCCCGGTGCTATCGTAGCTGCCGATTCCGTTCCAGTGATAATCGTTCGAAAGGCTCCCGTTCGGGAAGCGGAACAGCGTGTAGCCGCCATCCACGAGCGCACTGGTCATATCGTAGTAACGGCTGGGCGGGTTCCAAATCGCAAGGTCCGCCGCCATCATGTTCTGCTTGTCGATAACGACGCCCGGATGCAGGTCATCGACAATCACCACGTTCTGAGCGGCAAAAGAAGCGCCCGCACAAAGGCCAAGGATGGCAGCAGCCGTTTTCGAAATGCGGCGGAGATTCTTATTCATAACTACCTACGGTGTAAACTATTCTCCTTGAATATATAAATAAAGACCGCAGTCATGCACCGCAGTCTCTATAATCGAAAACGAATTAGTGTATCAAATGTATTCCGTCCCGTTATTCTGCCGGGCGAGAAACCTCAAAGGAAAAACTCCCCATACCAAATTGCGAATTCGGCGATCCAATTGCGAATTCATAATTTCCCTCGGGCAATCCATATACATAGACAAACCCGTTCTTCTTGTCCTCTTCAGTCACCATCTGGCAGGGATAGAAATCATAAGGGAGGCCATCCCTTTCATAGTGACGCGACAAGATTCCATCTTCCACTTGTACGCAAATTCCAAAACCAGCTTCCGCGATGGTTTCATCGAGCCTATCGTGGTACCATTCATCTTCTTCAGGCAAATAGATAGAATCCAGGTACAGTTTTGCCGAATACACCGGCTCCACGACAATCTTCTGCAATTCGGCCACGGGTTCCTCATCTATCATCACGACACGGGCGCGGGCAAAATAGGAGAACACATTGGCGCCAAGGCTAGAATCCGCAGAAATTACACGCAACTGCAATTCCTCATAGCGAGATTCATAGGCCTTATTCGATCCCAATTCCTCCAAGGCTCCTTCATATTTTTCCAAATAGGTCAAGTAGTTTACGCTATCCAGATAGATATAGCCATCCCTGTCCGTAGTATAATGGCAACCTTCATCACCATAGGCACACCTGCCTTCATAGACATCCGCTCCCACCACAGGATTACCCGCAGCATCCACCACCCGGACTCTCGCGTTCATGTACATATAGATATCCACATACGCTCCGCACATACTCCTACCGAGACCGCTTGCATATGTTTTCTTGGCCAATACATGAGCTTCATCCAAGAGATCACTGCAGGGGTCGCCATCGACAACTTTCTTTCGAACAAGCGACGTATCCACGTCCGCAATGGGAGTCCCAGAACTCGTTTCACTGGATGTCGAAGCAGTACTGCCATTATCGCCACCACAGCCGGCAAGCATTCCAATGCCAAGTACCGCAAATGCAAGGCTCATCCTTGTCAATCTCTTAATAAACATACTGATTCCTCCTTAACTTACTTTTTCAAATTTGTGAATAAATGAATGTTCAACTGGTGGACCCCAGTCGCCTTTTTTCTGTCCTGCGCAATAATCTTGCGCACCCTGGCCTTCAGGCCCTGGATTTCCTTGGCTATCGCCTTGAAAGCGTCATCGGAAACGCTGAAAGTAAA harbors:
- a CDS encoding branched-chain amino acid aminotransferase, which translates into the protein MNTVDWKTLPFGYYDTDYNVRCYYRDGKWGKVELSSSKDISIHMAATCLHYGQEGFEGLKAYTGKDGKVRIFRVDENAKRMQNTANRVLMAVPPVELFREMVHTVVKANARFIPPYGHGATLYIRPLLIGTSPEVGVKPSDEYLLLMFVTPVGPYFKDGFKPVDMMISRNYDRAAPQGTGTVKVGGNYAASLLSLAEAKKLGYSSTIYLDAKEKKYIDECGPANFFGIKGKTYVTPKSESILPSITNKSLQQLAEHLGYTVERRQVPFEELAEFSETAECGTAAVITPIKKIVDPVAGKEFTYGDGKNPGPVCTELFTKYTAIQFGEAPDPFGWTEVVDV
- a CDS encoding fibrobacter succinogenes major paralogous domain-containing protein, whose amino-acid sequence is MALMRFLVIGFVVAVLVACGDDDSSDFATRPSGDSSSACEDCDGSSSSKAKSSSSKDVTSKSSDSETRESSSSKNGDAGTESGMTSSSAKSSSSEKQGDGGSSAAMTSSSAKSSSSSGVPEGYVAPSTVVTGIMTDERDGKTYKTVTIGTQTWMAENLNYEQLQPTAELDSSSFCYNDSVSYCEKYGRLYLWSAAIDSAGTWSSDGKGCGYGVRCFPDTPLRGVCPAGWRLPRKSDWNKLFAAVGGKSTADEKLRSNSGWKLNDNDLDAYSFAALPAGWRHLYGNFVSEGYYAYFWCSNVNNALQACCLSLDNESAVLSYHDMSGGNSVRCIKDEFYKQSSSSSAAPSSSAPEGYVDPSTVVKGTMTDERDGQTYKTVTIGTQTWMAENLNYAYTDVPYEYQGYTSDSASWCYHDNPDSCAKYGRLYTWAVAMDSMGTWTTNGMGCGEGNTCTPTYPVRGICPEGWHLPTMAELDTLRISAGRQFTAGKLLKSVRGWTNRGNGTDAYAFSALPAGYRFFRGNYSDEGSYTNFWSSTENDSTEAYYLDLLYIGDGANMGSYGKYFGSSVRCVQDSE
- a CDS encoding aminotransferase class I/II-fold pyridoxal phosphate-dependent enzyme, with translation MSYNPLAEQANAELSANGCNVLSMLSERGKAIFFPRKGILGQGAEAKGSEINATIGTALEDDGSPLVLDCVLKSLNLPKQAFLYAPSFGNPDLRKAWKEQIVRKNPSLAGKQFSNPVVTCALTHAISCAGYLFLDPGDEVIIPDLYWDNYELVFVNSCGAKIKTFNTFKDGGFDTEALKAALAESKSQKKVVLLNFPNNPTGYTATEKEAVEIAKILTDCAAAGNKVVALLDDAYFGLVYEEGVTKESLFVKLLEANENLLAVKLDGPTKEDYVWGFRVGFMTFGFKGASEAQLKALEDKAAGTVRGNISNAPSISQRILLAAYQSPEYVDQKAEKYATLKKRYDIIKDVLASHPEYKEAFEAMPCNSGYFMCIKPKGVDAEELRQKLIKDYSTGTIMLSGLIRIAFSAVPTEKLGKLFENIYNCILKMK
- a CDS encoding citrate synthase, coding for MSEKATLNYNGKSYELSVVEGSEGEHGLDISTLRKDSGLVTLDYGYLNTGSTKSAITFVDGEKGILRYRGYSIEDLAEKATFPETAWLLIYGELPTQEQLGHFRTLLTENALLHENLLHFFREMPPSAHPMGILSSIVNAVGLFTPRFYDDENIASAFELTTAGLISKIRTIAAFAYKASIGEPFVYPEAERSYCSNFLNMMFSSKARPYHPDPIMERALNTLLIVHADHEQNCSTSTVRMVGSSQANLYASICAGICALWGPLHGGANQAVLETLLRIQQSGMTIEQVMDKAKDKKDPFRLSGFGHRVYKSYDPRAKVLKKLMYQVFEREHVHDPLLDIAIKLEEAALKDDYFIARKLYPNVDFYSGILYRAMGIPTNMLTVMFAIGRLPGWIAHWKEMHDDPNSKINRPRQIYTGYTERPWIDRDKR
- a CDS encoding DUF1232 domain-containing protein; this translates as MDKEPEVFDVKDMNGASPLQKGLAVFFVIMSLLYTASPIDLAPDAIPVVGWIDDIGFLVTATMNAVQQFTKDQNSAMVKILKYAKWFMVIAVVIAALLLGGLIAAIVALVVK
- a CDS encoding glycoside hydrolase family 44 protein, with translation MNKNLRRISKTAAAILGLCAGASFAAQNVVIVDDLHPGVVIDKQNMMAADLAIWNPPSRYYDMTSALVDGGYTLFRFPNGSLSNDYHWNGIGSYDSTGLWTADTTKWARGFLGETIYRGTTKDNYGFVRRSHLADGKKETMWWGEILDPVDPPWIVVEFPEKMNLDSLQIDWGELRPKAFEFAYWTEDYAEYPGVHQALENKLKTESVVRVNSETTKYKFKQIRTRYVAIRFKTPDLPSKGVQIREMKLFSGESDLLEGNNYKFYAMSTRNGDKARTDWTDIKWDFEAFMEYIKTLPNAQAVICVNAGTGTSKEAAAWVRYANKVKGYNIRQWQIGNELDGEWEESGPISARHYAARYLEYARAMKAVDSTIILHGPLFSTHKMLQKGAGLLDGKYWMEEFLRIVGEAEKKDGKRYLDVVDLHNYPYWTPNEPKPAEMLKAMLDVGPNMDTLDVWMKRHLEGERRVFLSEFSTCVQGFSLLMDYPQATAVASIFAQHAMRFGNRLQVLPWDAFGNLFKGPDDTWGTISMTALLKEGSWNYWKSLEPTAEYYGMYMTYKQFLEDGFAVLPVSSTSPDVEAYAIGKGDSVRVMLVNLSEVPQVVQVDRASVGANGNDAGVGKGDLVRTEVDIFGAEQFKWVGTRQDAFPYPKMGPSGRRINPSKSKDITIPAFGLAVVRINPKVVGLDKATKEDAATPQIISASLEKKVLLAGDTIDLFVTAVQENGQLTNGSVSVGNWGKRGMIEVAAVPDDGKWNASIESFHVKIPIPPEMYSAPRELRVVVRGLGGKVTALNIPFRVRGAYRTTMAMQRFDSGLDAVDWYPVANGDNATTIGAKVFNGAPPHGGFIRHDFQIEQPSAQSWPNFAGAYYVIPEEVHNSVGIVFDYATNHNNPDGYFEVQIASSQVEDYDEFMVRLKNTRGSWVRDTLIWENMKQEGWGKTIPQLDPTKIKNFAFRARHSGMGYISLDNIYLLGEDGEEIPMPRGLRRLR